The following are encoded together in the Glycine soja cultivar W05 chromosome 5, ASM419377v2, whole genome shotgun sequence genome:
- the LOC114412374 gene encoding gibberellin 2-beta-dioxygenase 8-like → MDYEPPFLETYKALVQNHVDDSKNDSSLVERCELPVIDLGKFNYERDECEKEIAEAANKWGFFQVVNHGISQELLKSLEFEQKKLFYQPFVNKSAKFNFSSLSAKTYRWGNPFATNLRQLSWSEAFHFYLSDISWMDQHHSMRSSLEAFASRVFSLAKSLAEILAFNLNTKSNYFRENCLPKSSYIRLNRYPPCPISSKVHGLLPHSDTSFLTIVHQDQVGGLQLMKDGKWVGVKPNPQALVVNIGDFFQAFSNGVYKSIKHRVVASEKVERFSVAFFYCPSEEAVIESHIKPATYRKFTSREYRQQTEKDVKQTGDKVGLSRFLL, encoded by the exons ATGGATTATGAACCTCCATTCCTCGAGACCTACAAGGCCCTTGTTCAAAACCACGTCGATGATTCAAAGAATGACTCCTCTTTGGTGGAGAGATGTGAACTACCAGTGATCGATCTTGGCAAGTTCAACTACGAGAGAGACGAATGCGAGAAAGAAATTGCAGAAGCTGCTAATAAATGGGGTTTCTTTCAAGTTGTTAATCATGGGATTTCACAGGAGCTGCTGAAGAGTCTTGAGTTTGAGCAAAAGAAATTGTTCTATCAACCATTTGTGAATAAGTCtgcaaaatttaatttctctagTTTATCTGCCAAAACTTACAGGTGGGGGAATCCATTTGCTACCAATCTGAGACAATTGTCGTGGTCAGAagcctttcatttttatttgtcaGACATCTCATGGATGGACCAACACCATAGTATGAG atcGAGCCTTGAAGCTTTTGCATCAAGAGTGTTCTCCCTTGCTAAAAGCTTGGCTGAAATACTAGCCTTCAATTTGAATACGAAATCCAACTATTTCCGTGAGAATTGCTTGCCAAAGAGTTCTTACATTCGACTGAACAGATATCCTCCATGCCCTATATCGTCAAAGGTGCATGGCCTGTTGCCTCACAGTGACACTAGTTTTCTTACCATCGTACATCAGGACCAGGTTGGGGGATTGCAATTGATGAAAGATGGAAAATGGGTTGGTGTCAAGCCTAATCCACAAGCTCTAGTCGTTAATATTGGTGACTTCTTTCAG GCATTCAGCAATGGTGTTTATAAAAGCATAAAACACCGAGTGGTTGCTTCCGAGAAAGTAGAGAGATTTTCGGTGGCTTTTTTCTATTGCCCCTCCGAAGAGGCAGTTATAGAAAGCCACATCAAGCCAGCTACGTACAGGAAATTCACTTCGAGGGAGTATAGACAACAGACTGAGAAAGATGTCAAGCAAACCGGGGATAAAGTGGGGCTCTCTAGATTTCTTCtctag